A single genomic interval of Spinacia oleracea cultivar Varoflay chromosome 6, BTI_SOV_V1, whole genome shotgun sequence harbors:
- the LOC110804757 gene encoding desmethylxanthohumol 6'-O-methyltransferase, with translation MGNVTENAELLQGLSEVYKHVFAFTESLVLRSAVELRIADIIHSNGQPMSLSQIASKIDSSPSINITNLERIMRMLVRKKIFSSSAEPTALYGLTSTSKWLIHDQELSLAPVLLTFTHPTMTTAWYQISPSIKENGTAFEMAHGESFWDMASSNPEFNKLFNDGMASGTKPVLDSIIEGYKDGFSKLEGTLVDVGGALGKVVSKIVEVYPHIKGINFDKPNAFANAPQYPGVIHVGGDMFKEVPSADNVFIKSVLIDWPDEECITILKKCRKAVAEKKGKVIIAEIILHPDRYEMFDDVAISLDLLMMTNFNGGKARTENEWMELLKKVGFTDINIIPLPSIMSIIVCV, from the exons ATGGGCAATGTTACTGAGAATGCTGAGCTCCTGCAAGGCCTATCTGAAGTATACAAACATGTATTTGCCTTCACAGAAAGCCTTGTTCTAAGATCTGCAGTTGAACTCCGAATTGCAGATATCATACACTCCAATGGCCAACCAATGAGCCTATCCCAAATCGCCTCGAAAATAGACTCATCTCCCTCCATTAATATCACAAACCTTGAACGTATCATGCGAATGCTAGTCCGAAAGAAAATCTTCAGTTCATCAGCCGAACCCACGGCCCTGTATGGTCTAACCAGTACCTCAAAGTGGCTTATACATGACCAGGAATTAAGCCTTGCTCCTGTTCTCCTCACCTTCACCCACCCTACAATGACAACTGCTTGGTACCAAATTAGCCCTTCGATAAAGGAGAATGGAACCGCTTTTGAGATGGCTCATGGTGAATCCTTTTGGGATATGGCATCTAGTAATCCTGAATTCAATAAATTGTTTAATGATGGCATGGCTTCTGGGACTAAACCTGTGCTAGATAGTATCATTGAAGGGTATAAGGATGGATTTAGTAAGTTGGAAGGTACTCTTGTTGATGTTGGGGGTGCCCTTGGTAAGGTAGTGTCCAAGATTGTTGAGGTTTACCCTCATATTAAGGGTATTAACTTTGATAAGCCTAATGCTTTTGCAAATGCTCCTCAATACCCTGGTGTCATCCATGTTGGTGGTGACATGTTTAAGGAGGTACCTTCTGCAGATAATGTTTTCATCAAG TCTGTTCTAATTGATTGGCCGGATGAGGAATGCATAACGAtcctaaagaagtgtagaaaagCAGTTGCTGAGAAGAAAGGAAAGGTGATTATTGCTGAAATTATTCTTCATCCAGATCGATATGAGATGTTCGATGATGTAGCCATTTCACTTGatcttttgatgatgacaaatttCAATGGTGGCAAAGCGAGGACTGAGAATGAATGGATGGAATTGTTGAAGAAAGTAGGCTTCACTGACATCAACATCATCCCACTTCCAAGTATAATGTCCATCATAGTCTGCGTCTAA